Proteins encoded within one genomic window of Armatimonadota bacterium:
- a CDS encoding NAD(P)/FAD-dependent oxidoreductase has translation MDADVLVVGAGPAGSSLAIHLRRFGWHVRLVDRAHFPRPKPCGEYLNPGAVRLLARLGLGARIQAAGVRIHGILLTGPDGTSGWAPFPSGFGLLVPRVRLDHLLVQEAVRIGAELLEGVRVDAAAPGSPPVVSARGQNRVFPLRARLVVGADGLHSAVARSLQRLRPPAHAYTTVGACFEGIACDHPRGDLHVGPGWYVGAALYGNGVGNVVAALPQRRMREARDPRAAFAGACAELPVLRRLMRNVRPVAPFACVSPLGFTVRRAWAPGILLVGDAAGTVDPMTGQGVYLALRSAELAAGFIDRFLRTQDLRALADYDQIRRKAFRRMWAIARILQWGVRRGLARRFMRCLVDSPTLASWLLGVVGGR, from the coding sequence ATGGACGCTGATGTCCTGGTGGTGGGGGCCGGGCCCGCGGGGAGCAGCCTGGCGATCCACCTGCGCCGGTTCGGCTGGCATGTGCGGCTCGTGGATCGGGCGCACTTTCCCCGGCCGAAGCCGTGCGGCGAGTACCTGAATCCGGGTGCGGTGCGGCTGCTGGCACGGCTCGGCCTCGGGGCGCGGATACAGGCGGCGGGCGTGCGGATCCACGGAATCCTCCTCACGGGCCCGGACGGCACCTCCGGGTGGGCGCCGTTTCCCTCCGGGTTCGGCCTGCTGGTGCCGCGGGTCCGGCTCGACCACCTCCTGGTCCAGGAGGCGGTGCGCATCGGCGCAGAACTGCTGGAAGGTGTCCGGGTGGATGCGGCCGCTCCGGGCAGTCCGCCTGTTGTCTCGGCCCGTGGGCAAAACCGCGTCTTCCCCCTCCGGGCCCGGCTGGTGGTGGGAGCGGATGGCCTGCACTCCGCGGTGGCTCGATCCCTCCAACGGCTGCGGCCTCCGGCCCACGCCTACACCACCGTAGGGGCATGCTTCGAGGGGATCGCGTGCGACCATCCGCGCGGAGACCTCCACGTGGGACCCGGGTGGTACGTGGGGGCGGCACTCTACGGCAACGGCGTGGGGAACGTGGTGGCGGCTCTGCCCCAGAGGAGGATGCGGGAGGCCCGGGATCCCCGCGCGGCCTTTGCGGGGGCGTGCGCAGAACTTCCCGTGCTGCGCCGCCTCATGCGGAACGTCCGGCCGGTCGCGCCCTTCGCGTGCGTGAGCCCCCTCGGGTTCACGGTGCGACGGGCGTGGGCTCCAGGCATCCTCCTCGTCGGCGACGCCGCGGGCACCGTGGACCCCATGACGGGCCAGGGCGTATATCTGGCGCTTCGGAGTGCCGAGCTCGCCGCTGGCTTCATTGACCGATTCCTGCGGACGCAGGACCTGCGGGCGCTTGCGGACTACGATCAGATCCGGCGAAAGGCCTTCCGCCGCATGTGGGCCATCGCCCGGATCCTGCAGTGGGGGGTGCGGCGCGGGCTCGCGCGCCGGTTCATGCGGTGCCTGGTGGATTCCCCAACCCTCGCCTCCTGGCTGCTGGGAGTGGTGGGAGGAAGGTGA
- a CDS encoding peroxiredoxin, producing the protein MAEVRVGDRAPDVTLVSWDRQAVRLSSLRGQPLVLAFFPAAFTPVCTREMCTFRDQLSTFEALGARVVGISVDGPFALKAFAEQQGLTFPLLSDFNREAVRAFGIEDDGLLGGLLRGASKRAVFVLDPDGVVVYRWVSEDPRVEPDYEAVRRAVEQLGAGSPGK; encoded by the coding sequence ATGGCTGAGGTCCGGGTGGGAGACCGGGCACCGGATGTGACGCTCGTGAGCTGGGACCGACAGGCGGTGCGTCTGAGTTCTCTGCGGGGTCAACCTCTCGTGCTCGCCTTCTTCCCCGCGGCCTTCACCCCCGTCTGCACCCGGGAGATGTGCACCTTCCGGGACCAGCTTTCCACCTTTGAAGCCCTGGGCGCCCGGGTGGTGGGGATCAGCGTGGACGGCCCCTTCGCCCTGAAGGCCTTCGCGGAGCAGCAGGGCTTAACGTTTCCGCTTCTGAGCGACTTCAACCGCGAGGCGGTGCGGGCCTTCGGCATCGAGGACGACGGATTGCTGGGGGGACTGCTGCGGGGAGCGAGCAAGCGGGCGGTGTTCGTCCTGGATCCGGACGGCGTGGTGGTGTACCGTTGGGTCTCCGAGGATCCCCGGGTGGAGCCGGACTACGAGGCGGTGCGGCGGGCGGTGGAACAGCTGGGAGCGGGGAGTCCGGGGAAGTAG
- a CDS encoding DUF309 domain-containing protein: protein MYVRLKHALSELTLQAVRDPAQARFVVWLAGYAQVAVAGEAVSLFRVQSTARLLAAPLGWRVRQRDLTSLVGRRLLWRGSRRIGLPRPYRPFWPYFRTQTLRLYRVTAHLLRHPEVGDLPDDLYRGLVLFDFGLYFSCHEYFEGLWRAAGPDGRDFYHGLIQVAAAFYHHEKGNRRGALALLRRGLSKLTAYRPGYRGMEVERAWAILASWEDRFQQGASADPPRIVVQSERPLGPGEGA, encoded by the coding sequence ATGTACGTCCGTCTCAAACACGCGCTGAGCGAACTCACCCTCCAGGCGGTCCGCGATCCCGCCCAGGCCCGATTCGTGGTGTGGCTCGCGGGGTACGCGCAGGTGGCCGTCGCGGGGGAGGCGGTATCGCTCTTTCGGGTGCAGTCCACCGCTCGTCTCCTCGCGGCCCCGCTGGGGTGGAGGGTGCGGCAGCGGGATCTCACTTCCCTCGTGGGACGACGGCTCCTGTGGCGGGGAAGCCGTCGGATCGGGCTCCCGCGGCCCTACCGCCCCTTCTGGCCGTACTTCCGCACACAGACCCTCCGACTCTACCGGGTCACCGCACACCTCCTCCGCCACCCGGAGGTGGGGGATCTGCCAGACGATCTGTACCGGGGTCTTGTGCTCTTCGACTTCGGGCTGTACTTCTCGTGCCACGAGTACTTCGAGGGTCTGTGGCGCGCGGCAGGTCCGGACGGCCGCGATTTCTACCACGGACTCATCCAGGTGGCGGCCGCCTTCTACCACCACGAGAAGGGTAACCGGCGCGGAGCCCTGGCCTTGCTGCGCCGCGGACTTTCCAAGCTCACGGCGTACCGTCCCGGCTATCGAGGGATGGAGGTGGAGCGCGCGTGGGCGATCCTGGCCTCTTGGGAGGATCGGTTCCAGCAGGGGGCGTCGGCGGACCCTCCCCGGATCGTCGTACAATCGGAGCGACCCCTGGGACCGGGGGAGGGAGCATGA
- a CDS encoding FAD:protein FMN transferase, producing the protein MNPRLFVHDFRAMGCGFRICLGAASRTVAQTAVWHARCLIERMEQALSRFRLDSELVHLNGSGGRSMRVSPLLWIAIRLALWAAEITGGLYDPTLGPREEACMGWLGRWRRVRLDPRTRSVRLPPGLELDLGGVGKSFAAEVVADFLGRYGPCLVDAGGDVAVRGMPGKGQGWPVAVAGPYGSPKPLGTVWMWKGGLATSGVDVRRHILDPRTGGSAETDVVCATVWAPTAVEANAHSLALVVLGFEAARAYLRGRPGIRALLVRRDGSVYATPRFALKDVEG; encoded by the coding sequence GTGAACCCGCGGCTCTTCGTCCACGATTTCCGGGCCATGGGATGTGGGTTTCGGATCTGCCTCGGGGCGGCTTCCCGCACGGTGGCCCAAACCGCGGTCTGGCATGCCCGGTGCCTGATCGAGCGGATGGAGCAGGCCCTGAGCCGGTTCCGGCTCGACAGCGAGCTCGTGCACCTGAACGGATCAGGCGGCAGGTCCATGCGGGTGAGCCCGCTCCTCTGGATCGCCATCCGGCTGGCCCTCTGGGCCGCGGAGATCACGGGAGGCCTGTACGATCCCACCTTGGGTCCCCGGGAGGAAGCCTGCATGGGCTGGCTGGGCCGCTGGCGAAGGGTGCGGCTGGATCCGCGAACCCGAAGCGTACGCCTCCCCCCGGGCTTGGAGCTCGACCTGGGAGGCGTGGGGAAGAGCTTCGCCGCGGAGGTGGTGGCCGACTTCCTCGGCCGGTACGGTCCCTGCCTGGTGGATGCGGGGGGGGATGTGGCGGTGCGAGGGATGCCGGGGAAAGGGCAGGGGTGGCCCGTGGCGGTGGCCGGGCCATACGGGTCCCCAAAGCCTCTGGGAACCGTATGGATGTGGAAAGGAGGGCTTGCCACCTCCGGGGTGGACGTGCGGCGTCACATCCTCGATCCCCGCACCGGTGGCTCCGCGGAGACGGACGTGGTGTGCGCCACGGTTTGGGCCCCCACCGCGGTGGAGGCCAACGCCCACAGCCTCGCCCTGGTGGTGCTGGGGTTCGAAGCCGCCAGGGCGTACCTCCGCGGGCGGCCCGGGATCCGGGCCTTGCTCGTGCGGCGGGACGGCTCCGTATATGCCACACCGCGGTTCGCTCTGAAAGACGTGGAGGGATAG
- a CDS encoding SRPBCC family protein: MTVRLVHTARIRAPLGAVFDLVRDVERWPRLLPAYRRCRILERTQDRLTFAMAGCIRGWPARWVAVQEADEPGRRIVFRHLRGITRGMVVAWQFEPDGEGTRVVLVHDLTLSWPLVGRWAAERIVGPVFLDFIARRTLEAVRAWAERRRGAGRRAGTG; the protein is encoded by the coding sequence GTGACCGTGCGCCTCGTGCACACCGCCCGCATCCGGGCGCCCCTCGGGGCGGTCTTCGACCTCGTCCGGGACGTGGAGCGCTGGCCGCGGCTTCTGCCCGCCTACCGGCGGTGCCGGATCCTGGAGCGGACGCAGGATCGCCTGACCTTTGCCATGGCCGGATGCATCCGGGGCTGGCCCGCCCGGTGGGTGGCGGTGCAGGAGGCCGATGAACCTGGCCGCCGCATCGTCTTCCGGCACCTCCGCGGGATCACCCGCGGGATGGTCGTGGCGTGGCAGTTCGAGCCGGACGGGGAAGGGACGCGGGTGGTGCTCGTGCACGACCTCACGCTGTCTTGGCCGCTGGTGGGCCGGTGGGCCGCGGAGCGGATCGTGGGACCCGTGTTCCTGGACTTCATCGCCCGGAGAACCCTGGAGGCCGTGCGGGCATGGGCGGAGCGGCGGAGAGGAGCGGGAAGACGGGCAGGCACCGGGTAG
- a CDS encoding MFS transporter translates to MAISPPETPTGRAQLARRHMRLLFWAQALSVATFQLMPALGGVMLLHLTGTVAATGLALSLSGLGQILTAYPAGRWMDRVGRGPIFATSGFLSALAAALVGWTFQAHHLWGFLGAVLLFGALSAPLRQLSVAAADLHPPEERGRAVGHLLMGSVVGALISPLLSSSLVRVWRNEVSAIAWTWFGAAALQTGILPLMRLLRPDPREVARQYLERTDTEGTAASPNTPANAWGLAAAITAYAASWGIMTLSMAIAPVAMRAHGHGVSEIVWAITLHSIGMFAFGRPLGAVADRLGRLPVMAGSLMVIALSTFGSVAAGEYWTATLFLFLVGVGWSGGVVASTALLSDLSTAGERGRRFGVAELVARVGVVGFPMLGAALLGQSGLGPVGAVLVLSAGIPLGCIAAAARTNSLLPARAVPRGAADAGD, encoded by the coding sequence ATGGCCATCTCCCCACCGGAAACCCCAACCGGCCGGGCGCAACTGGCGCGGCGGCACATGCGCCTCCTCTTCTGGGCCCAGGCCCTATCGGTGGCCACCTTCCAGCTCATGCCCGCCCTGGGCGGGGTGATGCTCCTGCACCTGACGGGTACCGTGGCCGCCACGGGACTCGCCCTGAGCCTCAGCGGGCTCGGGCAGATCCTCACCGCTTACCCCGCGGGCCGCTGGATGGACCGGGTGGGGCGAGGACCGATCTTCGCCACCAGCGGCTTTCTCTCCGCCCTCGCCGCAGCCCTGGTCGGATGGACCTTCCAGGCGCACCACCTTTGGGGATTTCTAGGGGCGGTCCTCCTGTTCGGGGCCCTCTCCGCGCCCCTGCGACAGCTGTCCGTGGCGGCCGCGGACCTCCACCCCCCGGAGGAACGGGGCAGGGCCGTGGGCCATCTCCTCATGGGGAGCGTGGTGGGTGCTTTGATCTCCCCCCTGCTCTCCTCTTCCCTCGTCCGGGTCTGGCGGAACGAGGTCTCCGCCATCGCGTGGACATGGTTCGGCGCGGCGGCGTTGCAGACGGGGATCCTGCCCCTCATGCGCCTGCTCCGGCCGGATCCCAGAGAGGTGGCCCGCCAGTACCTGGAGCGCACGGATACGGAGGGAACCGCCGCCTCCCCGAACACCCCCGCGAATGCCTGGGGCCTTGCCGCCGCCATCACCGCCTACGCGGCCAGCTGGGGGATCATGACCCTCTCCATGGCCATCGCGCCTGTGGCCATGCGTGCCCACGGGCACGGGGTCTCCGAGATCGTGTGGGCCATTACCCTCCACAGCATCGGGATGTTCGCCTTCGGGCGCCCCCTCGGAGCGGTCGCGGACCGGCTGGGCCGGCTCCCCGTAATGGCGGGATCTCTTATGGTCATCGCGCTCTCCACCTTCGGGTCTGTGGCCGCGGGGGAGTACTGGACGGCCACCCTCTTCCTCTTCCTCGTAGGAGTGGGGTGGTCCGGAGGCGTGGTGGCCTCCACCGCCCTCCTCTCCGACCTCTCCACCGCCGGGGAGCGGGGAAGGCGCTTCGGGGTGGCGGAGCTGGTGGCGCGGGTGGGGGTGGTGGGGTTTCCCATGCTCGGTGCCGCACTGTTGGGGCAATCCGGACTCGGGCCCGTGGGGGCGGTCCTGGTCCTGAGCGCGGGCATCCCGCTCGGGTGCATCGCCGCGGCCGCCCGGACCAACTCCCTGCTCCCGGCAAGGGCCGTTCCCCGCGGTGCCGCGGACGCAGGGGATTGA
- the fabF gene encoding beta-ketoacyl-ACP synthase II: MGGAAERSGKTGRHRVVVTGIGAVTPIGIGVEGLFRGILEGRSGVRRLERFDASPFASQVAAEVADFDPAAFLDPKQGKRLDRFAQFAVVCARQAVADAGLDLEAVDRDRVGVFIGTALGGAAFAEEQARIYLREGIRRVRPTLAVSVFGGAASCNIALDLGITGPTSANSDSCASGTIAIGEAMRLVRDGEVDLMLAGGVEVPLTPLIFGAFDLLRAMSTRFNHDPARASRPFDRGRDGFVMAEGAAVLVLERLEHALARGARIYGEVLGYGTTNDAYHMTAPLPTGAQAARAMRLALADAGVYPEEIDHINAHASSTPLNDVTETRAIKEVFGPHAYRIPISGTKSMHGHPLGAAGAVEAAICLLSLFRDYVPPTINLEEPDPACDLDYVPGRGRFVRVHHILNNSFGFGGINACLVFGRPPVPLPERR, encoded by the coding sequence ATGGGCGGAGCGGCGGAGAGGAGCGGGAAGACGGGCAGGCACCGGGTAGTGGTCACGGGGATCGGCGCCGTCACCCCCATCGGGATCGGCGTGGAGGGGCTCTTTCGCGGGATCCTGGAGGGCCGGTCGGGGGTGCGGCGGCTTGAACGGTTCGACGCCTCCCCGTTCGCCAGTCAGGTGGCCGCGGAGGTGGCGGACTTCGACCCCGCGGCGTTCCTGGATCCCAAGCAGGGGAAGCGGCTCGATCGGTTCGCCCAGTTCGCGGTGGTCTGCGCCCGTCAGGCGGTGGCGGACGCGGGCCTGGACCTGGAGGCCGTAGACCGGGATCGGGTGGGGGTCTTCATCGGGACCGCCCTGGGTGGAGCCGCGTTCGCGGAGGAGCAGGCCCGCATTTATCTCCGGGAGGGAATCCGGCGGGTACGGCCGACCCTGGCGGTGTCCGTCTTCGGCGGGGCCGCCAGCTGCAACATCGCCCTGGACCTGGGGATCACGGGTCCCACGAGCGCCAACAGCGACTCCTGCGCCTCCGGGACCATCGCCATCGGGGAGGCCATGCGGCTCGTGCGCGACGGCGAGGTGGACCTCATGCTGGCGGGCGGGGTGGAGGTGCCCCTCACGCCCCTCATCTTCGGGGCCTTTGACCTCCTGCGGGCCATGTCTACGCGGTTTAACCACGATCCCGCCCGTGCCAGTCGCCCCTTTGACCGCGGCCGGGACGGGTTCGTGATGGCGGAGGGGGCGGCCGTCCTGGTGCTGGAACGCCTGGAGCATGCCCTGGCCCGAGGCGCCCGCATCTACGGGGAGGTCCTGGGGTACGGCACCACGAACGACGCCTACCACATGACCGCGCCGCTCCCGACGGGTGCCCAGGCGGCCCGGGCCATGCGGCTTGCCCTCGCCGACGCGGGGGTCTATCCGGAAGAGATTGACCACATCAACGCGCACGCTTCCAGCACCCCCCTCAACGACGTGACGGAAACCCGGGCCATCAAAGAGGTCTTCGGCCCGCACGCGTACCGGATCCCCATCAGCGGCACCAAGTCCATGCACGGGCATCCACTAGGCGCCGCGGGTGCCGTGGAGGCCGCCATCTGCCTGTTGAGCCTTTTTCGGGACTACGTGCCGCCCACCATCAACCTCGAAGAACCGGACCCCGCGTGCGACCTCGACTACGTGCCGGGCCGCGGAAGGTTCGTCCGGGTGCACCACATCCTCAACAACTCCTTCGGGTTCGGCGGGATCAACGCCTGCCTGGTGTTCGGACGACCCCCGGTCCCCCTGCCCGAGAGACGGTAA
- a CDS encoding M20/M25/M40 family metallo-hydrolase gives MKRVFEHIERNAQTYIAALQRLVRQPSVAAQGIGIEACAELVAEMLREIGARVEVLRLPGAAPLVYGEVSGTSAKTLLIYEHYDVQPPEPLEEWICDPFAAEVRGDRIYGRGVADTKGNLVARMCAVRALREVTGRVPVTVKFLVEGEEEIGSVHLSEYAERHPELFRADGCLWESGGKDHQEIPNLYLGAKGIVYVELEARGAVRDLHSSLGTIVPNPAWRLVWALSTLKDEEERIRIEGFYDDVAEPTPEDLTQLERIASTRDDAALLRDLGLDQYLLGLSGVELLKRHLFQPTCTICGLTGGYSGPGSKTVLPRVARAKVEFRLVPNQRAQDILRKLRAHLARHGFADIQVTDLGMEDPARAPMDAEIVRVVAATAREVYGRDPLIFPLMAATGPMDVVCGRFGTPVVGTGIGYPGANVHAPNENIRIRDYVEGIKHIALILERYGAP, from the coding sequence ATGAAGCGGGTATTCGAGCACATCGAGCGCAACGCCCAGACGTACATCGCCGCCCTGCAGCGGCTGGTGCGTCAGCCCAGCGTGGCGGCCCAGGGGATCGGGATCGAGGCGTGCGCGGAGCTGGTGGCGGAGATGCTCCGGGAGATCGGCGCCCGGGTGGAAGTGCTGCGGCTTCCGGGTGCGGCCCCGCTCGTGTACGGAGAGGTCTCCGGCACTTCCGCCAAGACGCTGCTCATCTACGAGCACTACGACGTCCAGCCTCCGGAGCCGCTGGAGGAGTGGATCTGCGATCCCTTCGCCGCGGAGGTGCGGGGGGACCGGATCTACGGCCGCGGGGTGGCGGACACCAAGGGGAACCTGGTGGCCCGCATGTGCGCGGTCCGGGCTCTGCGGGAGGTCACGGGACGGGTGCCGGTGACGGTGAAGTTCCTGGTGGAGGGGGAGGAGGAGATCGGGAGCGTGCACCTATCGGAGTATGCGGAACGCCACCCGGAGCTCTTCCGGGCGGACGGGTGCCTGTGGGAGTCCGGGGGCAAAGACCACCAGGAGATCCCCAACCTGTACCTGGGCGCGAAGGGGATCGTGTACGTGGAGCTGGAGGCCCGGGGGGCAGTCCGCGACCTCCACTCCTCCCTCGGCACCATCGTCCCCAACCCTGCCTGGCGACTCGTGTGGGCGCTTTCCACCCTAAAGGACGAGGAGGAGCGCATCCGCATCGAGGGATTTTACGACGACGTGGCGGAGCCTACCCCGGAGGATCTCACCCAGCTGGAGCGGATCGCATCCACCCGGGACGACGCGGCCCTGCTGCGAGACCTGGGATTGGACCAGTACCTCCTGGGACTGAGCGGGGTGGAGCTCCTGAAGCGGCACCTCTTCCAGCCCACCTGCACCATCTGCGGGCTCACCGGCGGCTACTCCGGTCCCGGATCCAAAACCGTGCTCCCCAGGGTGGCCCGGGCAAAGGTGGAGTTCCGGCTTGTGCCCAATCAGAGGGCGCAGGACATCCTTCGGAAGCTGCGGGCGCACCTCGCGCGGCACGGGTTCGCAGACATCCAGGTGACAGATCTCGGCATGGAGGATCCTGCCCGCGCGCCCATGGATGCGGAGATCGTGCGGGTGGTGGCCGCTACGGCCCGGGAGGTGTACGGGCGGGATCCCCTCATCTTCCCCCTCATGGCCGCCACGGGGCCCATGGACGTGGTGTGCGGGAGGTTCGGCACCCCTGTTGTGGGCACGGGAATCGGGTATCCCGGAGCCAACGTACACGCCCCCAACGAGAACATCCGCATCCGGGACTACGTGGAGGGCATCAAGCACATCGCCCTCATCCTGGAACGGTACGGGGCCCCATAG
- a CDS encoding methyltransferase domain-containing protein yields MRAPPRIEAREFLDGPAQDPVAFAGLLADIRRVNRWYGGRTLVLSHLEAFSRRIPHRPLRILDVATGSGDMPAEMVRWARARGIPLRILAVDIHPEILAVARALLEGVPEVILVRADARALPLADRSVDVVFCGLALHHFCWADAVRVLREVDRVAAGGYVVHDVLRTWAAYLGVLADTWILGRSRLSRHDGPLSVLRAYTLEELEALVRAAGLRNAEVRRHRFQRGVIVRWPEERDGR; encoded by the coding sequence GTGAGGGCGCCGCCCAGGATCGAGGCCCGGGAGTTTCTCGACGGCCCCGCCCAGGACCCGGTGGCGTTCGCGGGCCTGCTCGCGGACATCCGGCGGGTGAACCGGTGGTATGGGGGTCGGACCCTGGTCCTGTCCCATCTCGAGGCGTTCAGCCGCCGCATCCCACACCGTCCTCTTCGCATCCTCGATGTGGCCACGGGAAGCGGGGACATGCCCGCGGAGATGGTCCGGTGGGCCCGCGCGCGGGGAATCCCCCTCCGGATCCTCGCCGTGGACATCCACCCGGAGATCCTGGCGGTGGCCCGGGCGCTCCTCGAAGGCGTCCCGGAGGTGATCCTGGTGCGGGCGGACGCGCGGGCCCTCCCGCTTGCAGACCGGAGCGTGGACGTGGTGTTCTGCGGGCTCGCCCTCCACCACTTCTGCTGGGCGGACGCGGTCCGGGTACTGCGGGAGGTGGACCGGGTGGCCGCGGGCGGGTACGTGGTGCACGACGTGCTGCGCACCTGGGCCGCGTATCTCGGCGTGCTGGCGGACACGTGGATCCTGGGCCGCAGCCGTCTGAGCCGTCACGACGGCCCCTTATCCGTCCTGCGGGCATACACCCTGGAGGAACTCGAGGCCCTCGTCCGCGCGGCAGGACTTCGGAACGCCGAGGTTCGGCGCCACCGGTTCCAACGGGGCGTGATCGTACGCTGGCCGGAGGAGCGGGATGGACGCTGA
- a CDS encoding thioredoxin domain-containing protein encodes MANRLTHVKSPYLRAAAHQPVDWYPWSEEAFERARREDKPILLDIGAAWCHWCHVMDHESYEDPEIAAFINQHFVPVKVDRDERPDLDIRFQNAVSALTGQGGWPLTAFLTPEGHVFYGGTYFPKEDRYGLPGLKRILQQVVETYRKERDRTVAFAKRLVEDLRRAQAATGRESLSWELVDRCLDEASRAFDVRYGGFGSAPKFPHAPVLDLLLHLWWSRREGWMETVVTRTLEAMARGGIRDQLGGGFHRYSTDARWCVPHFEKMLYDNAALLSTYARAAAALDHTDFREVAQDTAAFLLDVLQDPHGGFGASQDADVGPGDDGDFFTWTLEEAAAVLDPEELEIVRLRFDLHEVGEMRHDPRRNVLWIAQDVPEIARNLGLAAERVETLLAHAVAKLRAARAQRPAPAVDRTLYASWNGMAIQALLLAHQVLRDPRLGEAGLRALRRFLREGYREGLGFPHALHAPDGPRTLDDQVHMGRALLAAYQYTSDPGFLHAARGIAELLDRAYWDPAEGGYFDVPRDAARDPALAIPYKPLQDAPTPGGNAAAALFLQDLALLTGEARYRERSEEVLEVFARPASAHGYFAATYCLALCRHLQPGVHVVVVGGREDPQARALFEAAWYTFHPDKLVSWRAPDEALPPPVQPMAQHAGGRAAAFVCLGVSCRPPTFDPEPLREVLRQPQRHP; translated from the coding sequence ATGGCGAACCGGCTGACGCATGTCAAAAGCCCTTACCTGCGGGCCGCGGCGCACCAGCCCGTGGACTGGTACCCCTGGAGCGAGGAGGCCTTCGAGCGGGCGCGCCGCGAGGACAAACCCATCCTGCTGGACATCGGGGCCGCTTGGTGCCACTGGTGCCACGTGATGGATCACGAGTCCTACGAGGATCCTGAAATCGCCGCCTTCATCAACCAGCACTTCGTCCCCGTCAAGGTGGACCGGGATGAGCGGCCGGATCTCGACATCCGGTTCCAGAACGCCGTCAGCGCCCTCACGGGGCAGGGCGGTTGGCCCCTCACCGCCTTCCTCACCCCCGAGGGACACGTCTTCTACGGCGGCACCTACTTCCCCAAGGAGGATCGGTACGGACTCCCGGGGCTGAAGCGGATCCTGCAGCAGGTGGTGGAGACGTACCGGAAGGAGCGGGACCGCACCGTGGCGTTTGCCAAGCGCCTGGTGGAGGACCTGCGCCGGGCCCAGGCCGCCACGGGCCGCGAGTCCCTCTCCTGGGAGCTGGTGGATCGGTGCCTGGATGAAGCCAGTCGGGCCTTCGATGTGCGGTACGGCGGATTCGGGTCCGCGCCCAAGTTCCCGCACGCGCCGGTCTTGGACCTGCTGTTGCACCTGTGGTGGTCCCGCCGGGAGGGCTGGATGGAGACGGTGGTGACCCGCACCCTGGAGGCCATGGCCCGGGGCGGAATTCGCGATCAGCTGGGCGGGGGCTTCCACCGGTACAGCACGGATGCCCGTTGGTGCGTGCCCCACTTCGAGAAGATGCTCTACGACAACGCGGCGCTGCTTTCCACCTACGCCCGGGCCGCCGCGGCCCTGGATCACACGGACTTCCGGGAGGTGGCGCAGGACACGGCAGCCTTCCTGCTGGACGTGCTCCAGGATCCCCACGGCGGATTCGGCGCAAGCCAGGACGCGGATGTGGGCCCCGGGGACGACGGGGACTTCTTCACCTGGACCCTGGAGGAGGCGGCCGCGGTCCTGGATCCCGAGGAGCTGGAGATCGTGCGGCTGCGGTTCGATCTGCACGAGGTCGGGGAGATGCGGCATGATCCCCGCCGCAACGTCCTGTGGATCGCCCAGGACGTTCCGGAGATCGCCCGGAATCTCGGCCTCGCTGCTGAGCGGGTGGAGACCCTCCTGGCCCACGCGGTGGCAAAGCTGCGGGCCGCGCGGGCTCAACGGCCTGCCCCTGCGGTGGACCGCACCCTCTACGCCAGCTGGAACGGGATGGCCATCCAGGCGCTTCTGCTGGCCCACCAGGTGCTGAGGGACCCGCGTCTGGGGGAGGCGGGCCTGCGGGCCCTCCGGCGGTTCCTCCGGGAAGGCTACCGCGAGGGTCTCGGGTTCCCGCACGCCCTCCACGCTCCAGACGGCCCCCGCACCCTGGACGACCAAGTGCACATGGGGCGGGCGCTGCTGGCGGCGTATCAGTACACCTCGGATCCCGGCTTCCTGCACGCCGCACGGGGGATCGCGGAGCTGCTGGACCGGGCGTACTGGGATCCCGCAGAAGGCGGCTACTTCGACGTCCCCCGCGACGCCGCGCGGGATCCCGCCCTCGCCATCCCCTACAAGCCCCTGCAGGACGCCCCGACTCCCGGCGGGAACGCCGCCGCGGCCCTGTTCCTGCAGGACCTCGCACTCCTCACGGGGGAAGCTCGCTACCGGGAGCGGAGCGAGGAGGTGCTGGAGGTGTTTGCCCGTCCCGCCTCGGCCCACGGGTACTTCGCCGCCACCTACTGTCTGGCCCTCTGCCGCCACCTCCAGCCCGGCGTCCACGTGGTGGTGGTGGGTGGCCGGGAGGACCCGCAGGCCCGAGCCCTGTTCGAGGCCGCCTGGTACACCTTCCACCCGGACAAACTGGTGAGCTGGCGGGCGCCGGATGAGGCGCTCCCCCCTCCGGTCCAGCCGATGGCCCAACACGCGGGCGGTCGGGCCGCGGCCTTCGTGTGCCTGGGGGTTTCCTGCCGGCCCCCCACCTTTGATCCGGAACCCCTCCGGGAGGTCCTCCGGCAGCCGCAACGCCACCCCTGA